In Balneolales bacterium ANBcel1, one genomic interval encodes:
- a CDS encoding homoserine kinase → MSEVKTKRIRVFAPATVANVACGFDSLGFAINQPGDIVEAELSDTPGVRILDVTGDGGRLPREAEKNTAGVAVIAMLEHLGSRQGVDIVLHKRMPLGSGLGSSAASSVAALFAVNMLLEEPLDRAGLLPFAIKSEELACGSPHADNVAPGLLGGFVLIRSYSPLDVIPVDFPENLYCTILHPHIELRTEDSRRILRKHIKLQDAVIQWSNLAGLIAGLSKADFPLISRSLNDIIFEPVRSLLIPGFDKVKASALDSGALGCSISGSGPSVFALSTSAEQAREVGLAMKQAFSELQLESDIYVSPVNRSGPIVLAPEEEPVAPEF, encoded by the coding sequence ATGAGTGAAGTGAAAACAAAACGAATTCGCGTGTTCGCACCGGCTACCGTGGCTAATGTGGCCTGTGGCTTTGACTCCCTCGGGTTTGCCATCAACCAGCCCGGCGATATCGTGGAAGCGGAGTTGAGCGACACCCCGGGAGTGCGCATCCTGGATGTGACCGGCGACGGCGGACGGCTGCCGCGTGAGGCGGAAAAGAACACGGCCGGGGTCGCGGTTATCGCGATGCTGGAGCACCTCGGTTCGCGCCAGGGGGTGGATATCGTATTGCACAAACGCATGCCGCTGGGAAGCGGACTCGGTTCCAGCGCCGCCAGTTCCGTGGCCGCCCTTTTTGCAGTGAATATGCTGCTGGAGGAGCCACTGGACCGTGCCGGACTGCTGCCGTTTGCCATCAAGTCCGAGGAGCTGGCCTGCGGATCACCGCATGCCGACAACGTCGCGCCCGGCCTGCTGGGCGGATTTGTACTCATCCGCAGTTACAGTCCGCTGGATGTGATACCCGTCGATTTCCCGGAGAATCTGTATTGCACGATTTTGCATCCGCATATCGAGCTTCGAACCGAGGACTCGCGCCGCATCCTCCGGAAGCATATCAAACTCCAGGATGCCGTAATCCAGTGGAGTAACCTGGCCGGCCTGATCGCCGGACTCTCGAAGGCCGACTTCCCGCTCATCAGCCGGTCGCTGAACGATATTATTTTCGAACCGGTGCGATCGCTGCTGATCCCCGGCTTTGACAAGGTGAAAGCTTCGGCACTGGATTCCGGCGCGCTGGGATGCAGTATATCGGGTTCCGGCCCTTCCGTTTTTGCACTGAGCACCTCCGCGGAACAGGCCAGGGAGGTCGGGCTGGCGATGAAACAGGCCTTCTCCGAACTTCAGCTCGAAAGTGATATTTACGTTTCGCCGGTGAATCGAAGCGGCCCTAT
- the thrA gene encoding bifunctional aspartate kinase/homoserine dehydrogenase I yields the protein MKVFKFGGSSVGTPERIRDIASRFPEAVEKEHCQAVIFSAFQGVTDQLIAMAELAGRGDDSYTAELGRLEARHIDTIRKLLTASEQSQAIAGVKFMLNDLEDILQGVYLIRELTPRSMDFITSFGERLSNYIIQLAFQREGIDCDYLDARKVIVTDDQFGHAEVDMDKTLANIRTHYASRKKLQVVTGFIAADPRGITTTLGRGGSDYTASLFAAALDADELQIWTDVDGVLTADPKTVREAFSMDVLSYEEAMELSHFGAKVIHPPTIEPAMRRDIPIRIKNTLNPAFPGTVVGRHDTSRDHIIKGISSIDNVALIRIQGSGLVGMAGIAQRIFGALAAGKINIILITQASSEHSVCLAVMPQHAEKARQLLYKELEHELAVRRVADVVIEEDLSIIAVVGENMRQTPGIAGMVFQALGRSRINISAIAQGSSELNISAVIRRSEKRKALRVIHDAFFYGARKTAHIYVIGTGLIGKRLINDIFERYDDFLNKRYLDLRINGIINSRKMLLTEDGIFTDDWQKALDASPDETDIAALLKHVARHQSPNTIIVDATASESIPQWYERFLVQGIAVVTPNKKANTDSCEIFQRLSDMARDSETRYLYETNVGAGLPFVQSLTDRVSTGDIVTRIEGVFSGTLSYLFNNFDGSRPFSELVRVARENGYTEPDPRDDLNGMDAARKLLILARITGKEVSLDDISVENLVPEDLRGEMTPEEFLEGLKAYDAQFEALLEKARRQGRHLRYLATMDDDHLKVALTPVSDEHPTSGLQGSENMVTITTMAYSDSPLVIRGPGAGPEVTANGILCDILKVIK from the coding sequence ATGAAAGTTTTCAAGTTTGGCGGGTCTTCTGTGGGAACACCCGAACGCATCCGGGATATCGCCTCCCGGTTTCCGGAAGCGGTCGAAAAAGAACATTGCCAGGCCGTCATTTTTTCAGCGTTTCAGGGAGTCACCGATCAGCTGATCGCCATGGCCGAACTGGCCGGGCGCGGCGACGACTCCTACACCGCCGAGCTCGGCAGGCTGGAAGCGCGTCATATTGATACCATTCGCAAGCTGCTCACCGCATCCGAGCAGAGCCAGGCGATTGCCGGTGTCAAGTTCATGCTCAACGACCTGGAAGACATCCTGCAAGGGGTCTATCTGATCCGGGAACTGACCCCAAGAAGCATGGACTTCATCACCAGCTTCGGGGAGCGCCTTTCGAATTATATTATCCAGCTCGCTTTCCAGCGCGAAGGGATCGACTGCGACTATCTGGATGCGCGCAAGGTGATTGTCACCGACGATCAGTTCGGTCATGCCGAAGTGGATATGGACAAGACTCTTGCCAACATTCGCACCCATTATGCTTCCCGCAAGAAACTCCAGGTGGTAACCGGTTTTATTGCCGCCGATCCCCGCGGGATCACCACCACCCTTGGCCGGGGCGGATCCGACTACACCGCCTCGCTGTTCGCGGCGGCACTGGATGCCGACGAACTGCAAATATGGACCGATGTGGACGGCGTGCTTACCGCCGATCCCAAGACCGTGCGTGAAGCGTTTTCGATGGATGTGCTCTCCTACGAGGAGGCGATGGAGCTTTCCCATTTCGGTGCCAAAGTCATCCACCCCCCGACGATTGAACCCGCCATGCGGCGCGATATCCCCATCCGCATCAAGAACACGCTCAACCCCGCATTTCCCGGTACCGTGGTCGGAAGGCACGACACCAGCCGCGACCACATCATCAAAGGCATTTCATCGATCGACAATGTGGCGCTGATCCGGATTCAGGGCAGCGGACTGGTCGGGATGGCCGGTATCGCCCAGCGAATTTTCGGCGCCCTGGCCGCGGGTAAAATCAACATCATCCTGATTACCCAGGCCTCCTCGGAGCACTCGGTCTGCCTGGCGGTGATGCCGCAGCACGCGGAAAAAGCGCGTCAATTGCTCTACAAGGAGCTGGAGCATGAGCTGGCGGTTCGCAGGGTGGCCGATGTTGTTATTGAGGAAGACCTCAGTATCATCGCCGTTGTGGGAGAGAACATGCGGCAAACCCCCGGAATAGCGGGAATGGTGTTTCAGGCGCTCGGCCGCAGCCGCATCAATATCTCGGCAATCGCGCAGGGGTCGTCGGAGCTTAACATCTCGGCGGTTATCCGCAGGTCGGAAAAGCGCAAAGCCCTGCGCGTCATCCACGATGCCTTCTTCTATGGAGCGCGGAAGACCGCCCACATCTACGTGATCGGAACGGGCCTGATCGGCAAGCGGCTCATCAACGATATCTTCGAGCGGTATGACGACTTCCTCAACAAACGCTATCTGGATCTGCGGATCAACGGTATCATCAACTCGCGTAAAATGCTGCTCACCGAAGACGGCATCTTTACCGACGACTGGCAGAAGGCGCTGGATGCGTCGCCGGATGAAACCGATATCGCGGCACTGTTAAAGCATGTCGCCAGGCATCAGTCACCCAATACCATTATTGTGGACGCGACCGCGAGCGAATCCATCCCGCAGTGGTATGAACGATTTCTGGTACAGGGCATCGCGGTAGTCACACCCAACAAAAAAGCCAACACCGATTCCTGCGAGATCTTCCAAAGGTTGTCGGACATGGCCCGCGACAGCGAGACCCGCTATCTGTACGAGACCAATGTCGGTGCCGGCCTTCCGTTCGTCCAGTCGCTGACCGACCGCGTTTCTACCGGCGATATTGTAACGCGCATTGAAGGGGTGTTTTCCGGAACGCTCAGCTACCTGTTCAACAACTTCGACGGCTCCCGGCCATTCAGCGAGCTGGTGCGTGTGGCCAGGGAAAACGGTTATACCGAACCCGATCCGCGCGATGACCTGAACGGCATGGACGCGGCCCGTAAACTGCTGATCCTTGCCCGGATTACCGGCAAGGAGGTTTCGCTGGATGATATCTCCGTGGAAAACCTGGTGCCCGAGGATCTGCGCGGCGAAATGACGCCTGAAGAGTTTCTGGAGGGGCTGAAAGCGTATGACGCGCAGTTTGAAGCGCTGCTGGAGAAGGCCCGCAGGCAGGGCAGGCACCTGAGGTATCTGGCTACCATGGACGATGACCACCTGAAGGTCGCGCTGACACCCGTCAGTGACGAACACCCGACCAGCGGCCTGCAGGGATCCGAGAATATGGTGACCATTACCACCATGGCCTATTCCGACAGCCCGCTGGTGATCAGAGGTCCGGGAGCAGGGCCCGAGGTGACCGCCAACGGTATTCTCTGTGATATTTTGAAAGTAATCAAGTAA
- a CDS encoding HNH endonuclease: MLLNGNVLVLNQDYQPLSVCNVKKSMVLLLLEKAELLHDYPRKKIRTIRMEYDYPSVIRLRSYARIPFKNIVLSRKNILKRDNNHCLYCHSTEKLTIDHVVPRSRGGTDTWENLVTACTSCNHKKGNRTPREAGMKLLAKPFRPNHIIYLRAFYGNVHETWKPYLYF; this comes from the coding sequence ATGCTACTCAACGGAAATGTACTGGTCCTCAACCAGGATTATCAGCCCCTAAGTGTTTGCAATGTAAAGAAGTCCATGGTTTTGCTGCTGCTTGAAAAAGCGGAGCTCCTTCACGACTATCCCAGGAAAAAGATTCGCACGATCCGCATGGAATACGATTATCCGTCGGTCATACGCCTCCGCAGTTACGCCCGTATTCCCTTCAAAAACATCGTCCTTTCGCGTAAAAATATTTTGAAACGCGACAACAACCATTGCCTGTACTGTCATTCAACGGAGAAGCTGACCATCGATCATGTCGTACCGCGGAGCCGCGGCGGAACCGACACCTGGGAAAACCTGGTAACCGCCTGTACCAGCTGCAACCACAAAAAAGGTAACCGGACTCCCAGGGAAGCCGGCATGAAGCTGCTTGCCAAACCGTTTCGGCCCAACCATATCATCTATCTGAGGGCCTTTTACGGCAATGTGCACGAGACCTGGAAACCCTATCTCTATTTTTGA
- a CDS encoding Glu/Leu/Phe/Val dehydrogenase, translated as MTSQEKISSSPYYKEPGPALDRESPFESMMERFRFAARILELEEGMFQYLSNPVKAVTVSIPIIMDNGQIRVFEGYRVIHDNVLGPSKGGLRFTPTVTIDEVKALAAWMTWKCAVVNVPFGGAKGAIRCNPKELSMRELEQITRRYTAELIEVIGPDRDIPAPDMNTNEQVMAWIMDTYSMHARRTETAVVTGKPVILGGSRGRKEATGRGVMTVTLAALKELGILVDKCRVVIQGFGNVGSVTARLLSEQGARIVGISDVSGGYYKPDGIPVEEALNYIRNNGGTLRGFDKAENISNEELLELECDVLIPAALQDQINKRNASRIKCKAIVEGANGPVTANADNILEKNGILVIPDILANAGGVTVSYFEWVQDRHGYFWSEERVNERLNRMMTDAFNTLMDVRHEYGITLRQAAYVYAIKKVSETLRIRGIYA; from the coding sequence ATGACCTCCCAGGAAAAGATCTCCAGTTCGCCATATTACAAGGAACCGGGACCGGCACTTGACCGGGAAAGCCCGTTTGAATCGATGATGGAGCGTTTTCGCTTTGCCGCCCGAATTCTGGAGCTCGAGGAGGGTATGTTCCAGTATTTGTCCAATCCCGTAAAGGCGGTGACCGTCTCCATCCCCATCATCATGGATAACGGACAAATCAGGGTGTTTGAGGGGTACCGTGTCATACATGACAATGTCCTGGGGCCATCCAAAGGAGGCCTGCGGTTTACCCCTACCGTCACCATCGATGAAGTTAAAGCCCTGGCAGCCTGGATGACCTGGAAATGCGCGGTGGTGAATGTCCCGTTCGGCGGAGCCAAGGGGGCGATTCGCTGCAATCCGAAAGAACTCTCCATGCGTGAACTGGAGCAGATCACCCGGCGCTATACGGCCGAACTGATCGAGGTGATCGGCCCGGACCGCGACATCCCGGCTCCCGACATGAATACCAATGAACAGGTGATGGCCTGGATCATGGATACCTACAGCATGCATGCCAGACGCACCGAAACCGCCGTCGTTACCGGCAAACCGGTGATACTGGGCGGATCGAGAGGCAGGAAGGAAGCCACCGGCCGGGGTGTAATGACTGTCACGCTGGCCGCCCTAAAGGAATTGGGCATTCTGGTCGATAAATGCCGTGTTGTGATTCAGGGTTTCGGCAATGTCGGTTCCGTGACGGCGCGGCTGCTCAGTGAACAGGGAGCGCGCATCGTCGGCATAAGTGATGTCTCAGGCGGGTATTACAAGCCGGACGGTATCCCTGTTGAAGAAGCGCTGAACTACATCCGCAATAACGGCGGTACGCTCAGAGGCTTCGACAAGGCGGAAAATATCAGCAACGAGGAGCTTCTGGAGCTGGAATGTGATGTTCTCATTCCAGCGGCTCTGCAGGATCAGATCAACAAACGCAATGCCTCCAGGATCAAATGCAAGGCCATTGTCGAAGGAGCCAACGGTCCCGTTACCGCAAACGCCGACAACATCCTTGAGAAGAACGGGATTCTGGTGATTCCCGACATTCTGGCCAATGCAGGCGGTGTGACCGTCTCCTATTTTGAGTGGGTGCAGGACCGGCACGGCTATTTCTGGTCGGAAGAGCGGGTTAACGAGCGCCTCAATCGCATGATGACGGACGCCTTTAACACCCTGATGGATGTTCGGCACGAATACGGTATCACCCTGCGCCAGGCCGCCTATGTCTATGCTATTAAAAAAGTTTCCGAAACGCTCCGCATCCGGGGCATATATGCCTAA
- a CDS encoding ATP-binding protein, with the protein MGQNFSLTLLSDLEEIDRVTAFVEQLTPVVGCDSDAEHRIMLALTEAVTNAILHGNRQQRSLPVEITASVDAARLRLTVRDQGKGFDPNRIPDPRSKENLLKSSGRGVLLMRELADKVTYTENGRCVELTFNRNSK; encoded by the coding sequence ATGGGCCAAAACTTTTCACTGACGCTGCTTTCCGACCTTGAAGAAATCGACAGGGTTACCGCTTTTGTGGAGCAGCTCACCCCCGTTGTTGGCTGCGACAGCGATGCCGAACACCGTATCATGCTGGCGCTTACCGAAGCCGTTACCAACGCCATCCTCCATGGAAACCGGCAGCAGCGATCACTGCCTGTTGAAATTACCGCATCCGTTGATGCCGCCCGGCTGCGGCTTACGGTCCGCGATCAGGGAAAGGGCTTTGACCCCAACCGCATACCGGATCCCAGAAGCAAGGAGAATCTGCTTAAATCGAGTGGAAGAGGGGTGTTGCTGATGCGGGAGCTGGCCGACAAAGTCACCTACACGGAAAACGGCCGATGCGTTGAACTGACCTTCAACCGTAACAGCAAATAG
- a CDS encoding ATP-binding protein gives MAKETDARARILIVEDELIIAQNLKIRLEKLGYGVTDITIDAEETRTSLAREVPDLVLMDIALYGGNDGVILAKWIDKNYKIPVIFVTSHTDSSTFERASKSMPYGYLIKPFNPKELYNAIELALQRHKLLRQLSSSSHLLGSVLQSISDAIVVTDKQRNILYMNDSACKLLQVRFQDTGKMTVDELLPFQNPDDGQAPEEWNLARVRDYEEVEFECRLDIRGRKTFQQVRLSKLENRIQSDVPDGYLVVLRDVTRRKRSESIILNIAEAVSGEIGDAYFQRLTGQITETLQVDFCFLGIVDQDHPEFCTIAAMGSRIPDSPKPARFPLSGSFTELVLSRNESVVCQNNAGSRFPDDTLITDLKIDGFAALPLISGDGRTVGVIAALNMGELEMMNMQSSVLQIFANRAAAEIERQRYEENIIAERNRANEMNTLKNNFLSNLSHEVRTPLNSIIGFSSLLIEELDDEEQLKFLTYITDGGKRLLQTINDLLDISLLESKPGGLQFHEIDLAAEIRETVGMMQNEARDKDLTIGYPDEDRDIRVMGDHHMAGQVLRKVVGNAIKFTEEGSVTIELDTASRENGNYVLVLVKDTGIGIDTDFIPHVFDEFKQESRGMARKYEGVGLGLTIARKMMHLMGGFIEVESEKDKGSVFTLCFPAAN, from the coding sequence ATGGCAAAGGAAACGGACGCAAGAGCAAGGATACTGATCGTCGAAGACGAGCTCATCATTGCTCAAAATCTTAAAATCCGGCTGGAAAAGCTCGGCTACGGCGTTACCGATATCACTATCGACGCCGAAGAGACCCGAACGTCGCTGGCCCGGGAAGTACCGGACCTGGTGCTCATGGACATTGCCCTGTACGGGGGCAACGACGGGGTTATTCTGGCGAAATGGATCGACAAAAACTACAAAATTCCGGTAATTTTTGTCACATCCCATACCGACAGCTCTACTTTTGAACGCGCCAGCAAGAGCATGCCCTATGGCTATCTCATCAAGCCGTTCAACCCCAAAGAGCTGTACAATGCCATCGAGCTTGCGCTGCAACGCCACAAGCTGCTTCGACAGCTCTCCTCGAGCTCACATCTTCTGGGCTCGGTACTGCAAAGTATCTCCGATGCCATTGTGGTGACCGACAAGCAGAGGAACATCCTCTACATGAACGACTCGGCCTGCAAGCTGCTGCAAGTGCGGTTCCAGGATACCGGAAAAATGACCGTTGACGAGCTTCTCCCCTTTCAGAACCCGGACGATGGGCAGGCTCCGGAGGAGTGGAATCTTGCCAGGGTCCGCGACTATGAAGAGGTCGAGTTTGAGTGCCGGCTGGATATCCGGGGGAGAAAAACCTTTCAGCAGGTCCGGCTGTCAAAACTGGAAAATCGGATTCAGTCGGATGTTCCGGACGGTTACCTGGTTGTGTTGCGTGATGTCACCCGCCGGAAACGGTCGGAGAGCATCATCCTCAATATCGCCGAAGCGGTATCCGGTGAAATCGGGGATGCCTACTTTCAGCGGCTGACCGGCCAGATTACCGAAACCCTGCAGGTCGATTTCTGTTTTTTGGGAATTGTCGATCAGGATCATCCGGAATTCTGTACCATTGCGGCAATGGGATCGCGCATACCCGATTCTCCGAAACCGGCCCGATTCCCGCTTTCCGGATCTTTTACCGAACTGGTGCTTTCCCGCAATGAATCCGTAGTTTGCCAGAATAACGCCGGCTCCCGATTTCCTGACGACACCCTCATTACGGACCTGAAAATTGACGGGTTTGCCGCACTCCCTCTGATATCGGGCGACGGCCGCACCGTCGGCGTGATCGCGGCCCTTAACATGGGCGAGCTTGAAATGATGAATATGCAATCCTCTGTGCTGCAAATATTTGCCAACCGGGCGGCTGCGGAGATCGAACGGCAGCGCTATGAGGAGAATATCATCGCCGAAAGGAACAGGGCAAATGAGATGAATACCCTGAAAAACAACTTTCTATCGAATCTCAGCCACGAGGTACGCACCCCGCTGAACAGCATCATCGGCTTCTCTTCGCTGCTGATAGAAGAACTGGACGATGAAGAACAACTCAAGTTCCTGACATACATCACGGATGGAGGAAAGAGGCTGCTTCAAACCATCAACGATCTCCTGGATATATCACTTCTGGAATCGAAGCCCGGCGGGTTGCAGTTCCACGAAATCGATCTTGCCGCGGAAATACGAGAGACGGTGGGGATGATGCAGAATGAGGCGCGTGACAAGGACCTCACCATCGGCTACCCGGATGAAGACCGTGATATTCGAGTCATGGGGGACCATCACATGGCCGGACAGGTTCTTCGCAAAGTCGTCGGAAACGCCATCAAATTCACTGAAGAAGGTTCGGTAACCATTGAACTCGATACAGCTTCGCGTGAAAACGGGAACTACGTTCTTGTGTTGGTCAAGGATACCGGTATCGGTATTGATACCGATTTCATCCCTCATGTATTTGATGAATTCAAACAGGAGAGCCGGGGGATGGCACGCAAGTACGAAGGCGTCGGCCTGGGACTGACCATCGCCCGGAAGATGATGCACCTGATGGGCGGATTCATCGAGGTAGAGAGCGAAAAAGACAAAGGCTCGGTTTTCACACTCTGTTTTCCTGCCGCCAATTAG
- the prfA gene encoding peptide chain release factor 1: MDIDSKLAQLKSRYEELGVALSDPSIYEQPRKLAEVTKEHSDLKPYVEAYEEWKELRDQVSGNREVIEQNEDPELTEMAREELEELTERMRKLEDGIRLSLIPKDPEDSKNAIVEIRAGTGGDEAAIFAGNLFDMYRRYADERKWKLELMDLHESEKGGFKDVVFKLEGTDVFAEMKYESGVHRVQRVPETESQGRVHTSAATVAVLPEAEEVDITINPSDLEFEAYRASGAGGQHVNTTDSAVRIRHVPSGVVVTCQQERSQHKNRDKALAMLRAKLYEQEIEKKHAERAAERKNQVSTGDRSAKIRTYNFPQGRLTDHRIGLTLYNLDAVMKGDLSEVIEALRVQDNLARMEEVSGQK, encoded by the coding sequence ATGGATATCGACAGCAAACTTGCCCAATTAAAATCCCGCTATGAAGAGCTTGGGGTGGCCCTGAGTGACCCCTCCATTTACGAGCAGCCCCGGAAGCTGGCGGAGGTGACCAAAGAGCACAGCGACCTCAAGCCCTATGTGGAGGCCTATGAGGAGTGGAAGGAATTGCGGGATCAGGTGAGCGGGAACCGGGAAGTTATTGAGCAGAATGAGGACCCCGAGCTTACGGAGATGGCCCGGGAGGAACTGGAGGAGCTTACCGAACGGATGAGGAAGCTGGAAGATGGCATTCGGCTGTCGTTGATTCCGAAAGACCCTGAAGATTCAAAAAACGCCATTGTGGAAATCCGTGCCGGTACCGGCGGTGACGAGGCGGCCATTTTCGCCGGTAATCTGTTTGACATGTACCGGCGCTACGCCGATGAGCGAAAGTGGAAGCTGGAGCTCATGGACCTGCACGAGTCCGAGAAGGGAGGATTCAAGGATGTGGTATTCAAACTGGAAGGGACCGATGTCTTTGCGGAGATGAAATACGAAAGTGGCGTACACCGTGTGCAGCGTGTGCCTGAGACCGAATCTCAGGGGCGGGTTCATACCTCCGCGGCCACCGTGGCGGTTTTGCCCGAGGCCGAGGAAGTGGATATCACCATCAATCCGTCTGATCTGGAGTTTGAGGCTTATCGGGCCAGCGGCGCGGGAGGACAGCATGTTAACACGACCGATTCGGCGGTCAGGATCCGCCATGTGCCTTCGGGTGTCGTGGTAACCTGCCAGCAGGAACGGTCCCAGCACAAGAACCGTGACAAGGCCCTGGCCATGCTGCGAGCCAAACTGTATGAGCAGGAAATCGAGAAGAAGCACGCCGAACGGGCGGCGGAACGCAAGAACCAGGTATCCACCGGCGACCGCAGCGCCAAAATCCGGACCTACAATTTTCCGCAGGGGAGACTGACCGACCATCGCATCGGCCTTACGCTGTACAACCTGGATGCGGTGATGAAGGGGGATCTTTCGGAGGTGATTGAGGCTCTGCGCGTCCAGGATAATCTGGCCAGAATGGAAGAGGTGTCCGGACAAAAATGA
- a CDS encoding 5-(carboxyamino)imidazole ribonucleotide synthase encodes MNNSLEANTIVGFLGAGQLARMSAAAAFRMGLRSAVYSGAAQGPEDPQREPLEWMTPIRHPGRFDEELALIRFAESCDVVTLENEFLDGALLHRVRAASGTPIYPSPESFMQLESKWLEKETFRRAGIPVTPCSIINEPADMQAFADTHGHPFVLKSSKGGYDGYGNITVSAETEHLKAFRSLGGDKGRELIAEAFISFEKELAVQVARNHTGSVVYPCCETIQKNHICKTVIAPAAIGSATATRACEMALAATEAIDGTGLFAFEFFLTTDGELLLNESAPRPHNSGHYTIEGCITSQFENHIRAVLGLPLGAPDMRRPVAVMENLLGSHDRPARVDGAEGVWMEKDAHLHIYGKEQSRKGRKMGHITVLGDDHETTIQTAGRLAGTVEI; translated from the coding sequence ATGAATAATTCGCTTGAGGCAAACACGATTGTCGGATTTCTGGGCGCAGGCCAGCTGGCACGGATGTCGGCTGCCGCCGCTTTCAGAATGGGGCTGAGGTCGGCTGTTTACTCCGGTGCTGCGCAGGGTCCGGAGGATCCGCAGCGGGAACCGTTGGAGTGGATGACACCGATCCGCCATCCCGGCCGGTTCGACGAGGAACTGGCGCTCATACGCTTTGCCGAATCGTGTGATGTGGTGACGCTTGAGAACGAGTTTCTGGACGGAGCGCTTCTGCACCGTGTCCGTGCAGCATCCGGCACCCCCATCTACCCCTCTCCGGAGTCCTTCATGCAGCTGGAGTCAAAGTGGCTGGAAAAGGAGACGTTCCGCAGGGCGGGCATCCCCGTAACTCCCTGTTCCATAATTAACGAGCCGGCCGATATGCAGGCCTTCGCCGACACGCATGGCCATCCTTTCGTGCTGAAGTCCTCCAAAGGCGGCTACGACGGCTACGGGAACATCACCGTCTCGGCAGAGACGGAACATCTGAAGGCATTCCGGTCACTGGGCGGTGACAAGGGCCGGGAACTTATCGCCGAAGCGTTTATTTCGTTTGAAAAAGAGCTGGCGGTCCAGGTTGCCCGCAACCACACCGGATCGGTGGTCTATCCCTGCTGCGAAACCATCCAGAAAAACCACATTTGTAAAACCGTGATCGCGCCTGCGGCCATTGGCAGTGCCACGGCGACCCGGGCATGTGAAATGGCGCTCGCCGCTACCGAAGCCATTGACGGCACCGGACTCTTCGCCTTTGAATTTTTTCTGACTACCGACGGCGAGCTGCTTTTGAACGAATCGGCGCCCCGCCCCCACAATTCGGGGCATTATACCATTGAAGGGTGCATTACGTCACAATTTGAGAATCATATCAGGGCGGTGCTCGGACTGCCGCTGGGTGCTCCCGATATGCGCAGGCCTGTAGCGGTCATGGAAAACCTGCTGGGCAGCCACGACCGTCCGGCCCGTGTGGATGGCGCCGAGGGCGTATGGATGGAGAAAGATGCCCATCTGCATATTTACGGCAAGGAACAAAGCCGGAAGGGCCGCAAAATGGGCCATATTACCGTGCTTGGAGACGACCACGAAACCACCATTCAAACGGCGGGAAGACTGGCCGGTACGGTGGAAATCTGA
- the purE gene encoding 5-(carboxyamino)imidazole ribonucleotide mutase, with the protein MNSSTPDTTKLPRVAVIMGSDSDWPVMKAAAEICERFGVPYEKAVVSAHRTPEYMAQYAGEARDNGVGVIIAGAGGAAHLPGMVAAHTTLPVIGVPVSTRHLKGMDSLLSIVQMPRGVPVATVAIDNAMNAGLLALRMLSVFSTDLAEKLEAFHTEQREESLNKSSNLD; encoded by the coding sequence ATGAACTCATCAACACCGGATACAACCAAATTACCCAGGGTAGCCGTGATTATGGGCAGTGACTCCGACTGGCCGGTTATGAAAGCGGCAGCGGAAATCTGCGAGCGCTTCGGCGTCCCGTACGAGAAAGCGGTGGTTTCGGCGCACCGCACACCCGAATATATGGCGCAATATGCCGGGGAAGCCCGTGATAACGGGGTCGGAGTAATCATTGCCGGAGCCGGCGGCGCGGCCCATCTGCCAGGCATGGTTGCGGCTCACACCACTTTGCCGGTGATCGGTGTGCCGGTATCGACTCGTCATCTGAAGGGCATGGACAGCCTCCTGTCGATTGTCCAGATGCCCCGGGGCGTTCCCGTTGCAACGGTGGCCATCGACAACGCGATGAACGCCGGACTCCTGGCGCTGCGCATGCTTTCGGTGTTCAGCACAGACTTGGCCGAAAAGCTGGAGGCTTTTCACACCGAACAGCGGGAAGAGTCTCTCAACAAGAGCTCGAACCTGGATTAA